The proteins below are encoded in one region of Cololabis saira isolate AMF1-May2022 chromosome 11, fColSai1.1, whole genome shotgun sequence:
- the LOC133455065 gene encoding proteinase-activated receptor 3 — protein sequence MRNLLVFVLVVLLISGTLQKKEKRRRRMKQSNSSVVGPRTFKGDLLNLTKSDFDATQDLFSSDDPPALALLSSGTIAYLSGPLSTLVIPIIYMLVVAVGIPANVCILCLLASKIRKVSSAILYCSLAVSDLLLLLSLFFKAHYHLYGNHWVFGETACRVVTACFYGNLYCSAMTLTCISIKRYLAVVCPFLYKGLPKRMCTAWVSLAVWGMFGAAIIPELLVQQTYWLPELNHTTCHDVLPLDHGSHKFLLYYNLALTVLGIVVPLVVTAVCFVRIIRELNRSHYDWAMYIKASSLVFGIFLVCFLPAGLTHFLHYVRLFVDGTESLYVYFNLAVCLCCLHACLDPFLFIVMSKSAGSRLYFMTFKGKTLSISV from the exons ATGAGAAATCTTCTGGTTTTTGTCCTTGTTGTTCTCTTGATAAGTGGGACACTTCAGAAAAAAG aaaagagaagaagaagaatgaaacAGTCCAACAGCTCTGTTGTTGGGCCCCGGacatttaaaggggatctaCTCAATCTAACAAAGTCTGACTTTGACGCCACCCAGGATCTGTTTTCATCAGATGACCCTCCAGCTCTGGCCCTCCTAAGCAGCGGCACCATAGCCTACCTCAGCGGCCCTCTGAGCACCCTTGTCATCCCCATCATTTATATGTTAgtggttgccgtagggatcccAGCCAATGTCTGCATCTTGTGTTTGCTCGCATCTAAAATCAGGAAGGTGTCCTCCGCCATCCTCTACTGCAGCCTGGCCGTCTccgacctcctcctcctcctctccctcttctTTAAGGCTCACTACCATCTCTATGGCAACCACTGGGTTTTCGGAGAGACTGCCTGTCGAGTGGTCACGGCCTGTTTCTACGGCAACCTGTACTGCTCTGCCATGACACTGACCTGCATCAGTATCAAGCGCTACCTGGCCGTGGTCTGCCCGTTCCTGTACAAAGGCCTCCCCAAGAGGATGTGCACCGCATGGGTCAGCTTGGCCGTGTGGGGGATGTTTGGTGCCGCCATAATCCCAGAGCTCCTGGTCCAGCAGACCTACTGGCTGCCCGAGCTGAACCACACCACCTGCCATGACGTGCTGCCCCTGGACCACGGCTCTCATAAGTTCCTGCTCTACTACAACCTGGCCCTCACGGTGCTCGGTATTGTGGTGCCACTGGTTGTCACGGCCGTGTGCTTTGTCCGAATCATCAGAGAGCTCAACCGATCGCATTACGACTGGGCGATGTACATCAAGGCCAGCTCGCTGGTGTTTGGGATCTTCCTGGTGTGCTTCCTCCCTGCTGGACTCACGCACTTCCTCCATTATGTGCGGCTGTTTGTGGATGGAACTGAGAGTCTGTACGTGTACTTTAACTTGGCAGTGTGTCTGTGCTGTCTCCACGCCTGCCTGGACCCATTCCTCTTTATCGTCATGTCCAAGTCTGCAGGATCCAGGCTGTACTTCATGACTTTCAAAGGGAAGACCCTGAGCATATCAGTCTGA
- the LOC133454432 gene encoding alpha-taxilin-like: protein MGMQIVPVPLHRMSIVCGLVSGEVVVGVRPELPVEGVDVVLGNDLAGNKVWAEAIAPNVVNQVPVSSYPSKQEGKTEVFPACAVTHAKKKKVKGLGKEITLLMQTLNTLSTPEEKLGGLCTKYAELLEENRNTQKQMKVLQKKQNQLVQEKDNLRNEHSKAILARSKLESFSRELQRHNRTLKEEGIQRTRLEEEKRKEVASHFQVTLSDIQSQMEQHNERNASLRQENADLAEKLKKLYEQYKLREEHIDKVVKHKDLQQQLVDAKLYQVQEEETSLHGCA from the exons ATGGGTATGCAGATAGTTCCGGTGCCCCTACATAGAATGAGCATTGTCTGTGGGTTGGTTAGTGGAGAGGTGGTGGTGGGAGTGCGGCCTGAGTTACCAGTGGAAGGGGTCGATGTAGTACTTGGAAATGATTTGGCGGGGAATAAAGTGTGGGCTGAGGCTATAGCTCCAAATGTGGTTAACCAGGTCCCAGTCTCGTCTTACCCAAGTAAACAAGAGGGAAAAACAGAGGTTTTTCCGGCATGCGCAGTAACCCAtgctaagaagaaaaaagtgaaaggccTGGGTAAAGAAATCACCCTCCTCATGCAGACCCTCAACACACTGAGCACCCCCGAGGAAAAGCTTGGAGGCCTTTGCACGAAGTACGCCGAACTGTTGGAAGAGAACCGTAACACTCAGAAGCAGATGAAGGTGCTGCAGAAGAAGCAGAACCAGCTGGTCCAGGAGAAAGACAACCTGAGGAACGAGCACAGCAAGGCCATCCTGGCCCGCAGCAAGCTGGAAAGCTTCTCCAGGGAGCTGCAAAGACACAACCGGACACTCAAGGAGGAAGGAATCCAAAGAACgcggctggaggaggagaagaggaaggaGGTGGCTTCTCATTTCCAGGTGACGCTGAGCGACATCCAGAGTCAGATGGAGCAGCACAACGAGAGAAACGCCAGCCTTCGACAAGAGAACGCAGACCTGGCAGAAAAACTCAAGAAACTCTACGAACAGTACAAACTGCGCGAGGAGCACATCGACAAAGTGGTGAAGCATAAAGACCTGCAGCAACAGCTGGTGGATGCAAAGCTGTATCAG gtgcaggaggaggagaccaGCCTGCATGGGTGTGCCTAG